From Carettochelys insculpta isolate YL-2023 chromosome 3, ASM3395843v1, whole genome shotgun sequence, a single genomic window includes:
- the KCNS3 gene encoding delayed-rectifier potassium channel regulatory subunit KCNS3, producing the protein MVYGEFFHRPGKDEELIHLNVGGFKQSVDQNTLLRFPHTRLGKLLKCHSEEAILELCDDYSVADNEYYFDRNPSLFRYVLNFYYTGKLHFMEELCVFSFCQEIEYWGINELFIDSCCSNRYQERKEEGQDKDWDQKSNNRSIDSSSEESSIFEKELEKFDKLCFGEIRKRVWIRMENPGYCLSAKLFAISSLCVVLASIVAMCIHSMPEFQRKDANDREIEDPVLEAVEIACIVWFTIELVIRLAAAPSQKKFWKNPLNIIDFVSIIPFYATLAVDTKEEESEDIENMGKVVQILRLMRIFRILKLARHSVGLRSLGATLRHSYHEVGLLLLFLSVGISIFSVLVYSVEKDDDRSELHSIPVCWWWATISMTTVGYGDTFPVTLPGKCIGSTCIICGILVVALPITIIFNKFSKYYQKQKDIDVDQSNNDHKKKCNELPYFNIRDIYAKRMHSFISSLSSVGIVASDQDSTDASSIQDIEDVYNTTSVENERESLVSSKIHL; encoded by the coding sequence ATGGTTTATGGTGAATTTTTCCATAGACCTGGGAAAGATGAAGAACTTATCCACTTAAATGTAGGTGGCTTTAAGCAATCAGTTGATCAAAATACTTTGCTGCGATTTCCCCATACTAGACTTGGAAAGCTGCTCAAATGCCATTCTGAAGAGGCTATTCTGGAATTGTGTGATGATTACAGTGTTGCAGACAATGAATATTACTTTGATAGGAACCCTTCTCTGTTTAGATATGTTTTGAATTTTTACTATACGGGTAAACTGCATTTCATGGAGGAACTGTGTGTCTTCTCCTTCTGCCAGGAAATAGAGTACTGGGGGATCAATGAGCTGTTTATTGATTCCTGCTGTAGCAATAGGTatcaagaaagaaaagaagaaggtCAAGATAAAGACTGGGATCAGAAAAGCAACAACAGGAGTATTGACTCTTCCAGTGAAGAATCATCCATATTTGAAAAAGAGCTGGAGAAATTTGATAAACTGTGCTTTGGTGAAATACGAAAGAGAGTCTGGATTAGAATGGAAAATCCTGGGTACTGTTTATCGGCCAAGTTATTTGCAATTTCCTCCCTGTGTGTTGTGCTAGCATCAATTGTAGCCATGTGCATCCACAGCATGCCAGAGTTCCAAAGAAAGGATGCCAATGACAGAGAGATTGAAGATCCTGTTTTGGAAGCCGTGGAGATAGCGTGCATTGTCTGGTTCACCATTGAGTTAGTGATAAGGCTTGCTGCCGCTCCAAGTCAAAAGAAGTTCTGGAAGAACCCTCTGAACATCATTGATTTTGTCTCTATTATTCCATTTTATGCCACCTTGGCTGTTGACACTAAGGAAGAGGAAAGTGAAGACATTGAGAATATGGGGAAAGTGGTTCAGATCCTACGACTAATGAGGATATTTCGTATCTTGAAACTGGCAAGACACTCTGTAGGACTGCGGTCTTTAGGTGCCACTTTGAGACATAGTTACCATGAAGTTGGACTTCTGCTTCTATTTCTGTCTGTTGGGATTTCTATATTTTCAGTTTTGGTCTACTCAGTGGAAAAGGACGATGACAGATCAGAACTGCACAGCATCCCAGTCTGCTGGTGGTGGGCAACTATCAGCATGACCACTGTTGGCTATGGAGACACtttccctgtcaccttaccagGGAAGTGTATTGGTAGCACTTGTATCATCTGTGGCATATTAGTGGTGGCCCTTCCAATCACTATAATTTTCAACAAGTTTTCTAAATACTATCAAAAGCAAAAGGATATTGATGTAGACCAGTCTAATAATGATCACAAAAAGAAATGTAATGAGCTACCTTATTTTAATATTAGGGATATTTATGCAAAAAGGATGCACTCCTTCATTTCTAGCCTTTCTTCGGTAGGAATTGTAGCCAGTGATCAAGATTCAACAGACGCCTCCAGCATCCAAGATATTGAAGATGTTTATAACACAACATCTGTAGAGAATG